From the Procambarus clarkii isolate CNS0578487 chromosome 70, FALCON_Pclarkii_2.0, whole genome shotgun sequence genome, one window contains:
- the LOC123775292 gene encoding sodium/potassium-transporting ATPase subunit alpha-B: MDELHKYYNDKLQESERRHQQDLQEAEKRCHHLEDDVRHLQSRLALSESKKKISRRKKKEKQINSLKQELILDDHKIPLEELFQRLSVDPDRGLTQSEAVKRLERDGRNALTPPKETPQWIKFCKHLFGGFSLLLLIGSFLCFNAYFIEAFYEEEPSYDNFYLGVVLSTVVVVTGLFSFYQEAKSSAIMESFKKMVPQYAIVVRDGDKQNMLAEELCKGDIVEVKFGDRIPADVRIIESRGFKVDNSSLTGECEPQSRSPEFTSDNPLETKNLAFFSTSAVEGTARGIVINIGDTTVMGRIAGLASGLETSQTPIAKEIGHFVHLITAVAMTLGFTFCAIAFMMGYQWLDAVVFLIGIIIANVPEGLLATVTVCLTLTAKRMAAKNCLVKNLEAVETLGSTSTICSDKTGTLTQNCMTVAHMWIDNTIIEADTSEDQAACQRDDTAHSWNALLRAAALCNRAEFKTGQEAVPIMKREVNGDASEAALLRCAEVTVGNVRAWRARNKKVCEVPFNSTNKYQISIHETEDKIDPRYLLVMKGAPEKIMECCSTIYINGEERVLDEEMKEAFHNASLELGGLGERVLGFCDYILPSDRYPFGYPFNSECVNFPVHGLRFVGLMSMIDPPRAAVPDAVAKCRSAGIKVIMVTGDHPVTAKAIAKSVGIISEGSETVEDIAQRLNIPIKAVDPREAKAAVVHGSELRNMTSEQLDDILIHHSEIVFARTSPQQKLIIVEGCQRMGAIVAVTGDGVNDSPALKKADIGVAMGIAGSDVSKQAADMILLDDNFASIVTGVEEGRLIFDNIKKSIAYTLTSNNPEITPFVFFMIASVPLPLGTVTILFIDLGTDIVPAISLAYEAAESDIMKRPPRNPFTDKLCNERLISMAYGQIGMIQSMAGFYTYFFIMAQNGFIPQKLFGIRQRWDSFAINDLEDSYGQEWTYHDRKILEYTCHTAFFISVVIAQWADLIICKTRRNSIFHQGMKNMHLNFALVFETLLAAFLSYTPGMDKGLHMYPLKFNWWLPAIPYSILIFTYDECRKYFLRNNPGSWIESETY, translated from the exons ATGGACGAACTTCACAAGTATTACAACGATAAGCTGCAGGAATCCGAGAGACGTCACCAGCAGGATCTCCAAGAAGCTGAAAAACGCTGCCACCATCTTGAAGATGATGTTCGACACTTACAGAGCAGACTTGCTCTTAGTGAG TCAAAAAAGAAAATATCTAGGCGAAAGAAAAAAGAGAAGCAAATTAATTCTCTGAAGCAGGAGCTGATACTTGACGACCACAAGATCCCCCTCGAAGAACTCTTCCAGCGACTCAGTGTGGACCCTGACAGG GGTCTGACACAGTCGGAGGCTGTGAAGCGTCTGGAGCGAGACGGGCGAAACGCCCTCACCCCTCCCAAGGAGACTCCTCAGTGGATTAAATTTTGCAAGCATCTCTTTGGGGGTTTCTCACTCCTTCTCCTGATTGGTTCCTTCCTATGCTTCAATGCTTACTTCATTGAGGCTTTTTATGAAGAAGAACCCAGCTATGATAAT ttttaccTGGGAGTGGTTCTgtcgactgtggtggtggtcactggctTGTTCTCCTTCTACCAGGAGGCCAAGTCCTCGGCTATCATGGAATCATTTAAGAAAATGGTCCCTCAG TATGCAATCGTGGTTCGTGATGGTGACAAGCAGAACATGTTGGCTGAGGAGCTTTGCAAAGGAGATATCGTAGAGGTGAAATTCGGTGACCGCATCCCTGCTGATGTCCGCATCATTGAATCTAGGGGTTTTAAG GTAGACAACTCATCACTAACTGGAGAATGTGAACCACAAAGCCGTTCCCCTGAATTTACATCAGACAACCCGCTGGAGACCAAGAACCTCGCTTTTTTCTCCACTAGTGCTGTCGAGG GTACTGCCAGAGGAATTGTTATCAACATCGGAGACACCACGGTTATGGGCCGCATTGCTGGACTGGCGTCTGGTCTGGAAACGTCCCAGACACCCATTGCTAAAGAAATCGGTCATTTCGTCCACCTCATCACTGCTGTAGCAATGACTCTGGGCTTTACCTTCTGTGCGATTGCCTTTATGATGG GTTACCAATGGCTAGATGCTGTAGTGTTTCTCATTGGTATAATTATAGCCAATGTACCTGAGGGTCttcttgccacagtcactgtctgTCTCACACTCACTGCCAAGAGAATGGCAGCCAAGAATTGTCTTGTAAAAAATTTGGAAGCTGTTGAAACTCTAGGGTCCACTTCCACCATCTGCTCGGATAAGACTGGAACCCTGACCCAGAACTGTATGACAGTGGCCCACATGTGGATTGACAATACGATAATTGAAGCCGATACATCTGAAGACCAAGCTGCCTGCCAACGTGACGATACAGCTCACAGCTGGAATGCACTACTTAGAGCTGCGGCTCTCTGCAACCGTGCGGAATTTAAGACTGGACAAGAGGCTGTCCCTATCATGAAACGTGAAGTAAATGGCGATGCTTCAGAAGCTGCTCTGCTTAGATGTGCCGAAGTTACTGTTGGAAACGTAAGAGCCTGGCGCGCACGAAACAAGAAGGTATGTGAAGTTCCATTCAATTCCACAAATAAATACCAAATATCGATACACGAAACCGAGGACAAAATTGACCCCCGCTACCTCCTTGTCATGAAGGGAGCCCCTGAGAAAATCATGGAATGCTGCTCAACTATTTACATTAATGGCGAAGAAAGGGTTCTGGATGAAGAAATGAAAGAAGCTTTCCACAATGCCAGTTTGGAGCTTGGAggtcttggagaacgggtacttggTTTCTGTGACTATATTTTACCTTCTGATAGGTATCCGTTTGGATATCCCTTTAACTCGGAATGTGTCAATTTCCCTGTACATGGCCTTCGTTTTGTAGGATTAATGTCTATGATTGATCCTCCTCGAGCTGCTGTACCCGATGCTGTAGCAAAGTGTCGATCGGCTGGAATAAAGGTTATCATGGTTACAGGTGATCACCCCGTCACTGCCAAGGCAATTGCCAAATCTGTTGGGATCATTTCTGAAGGAAGTGAAACTGTTGAGGATATTGCTCAGAGACTGAACATCCCTATTAAAGCTGTAGACCCACGTGAAGCGAAGGCTGCTGTTGTGCATGGCTCAGAACTAAGAAACATGACATCTGAACAGTTAGATGATATTCTCATTCACCACTCTGAGATTGTGTTCGCCCGTACTTCACCTCAACAGAAACTAATCATTGTTGAAGGCTGTCAGCGCATGGGAGCCATTGTTGCCGTgactggtgatggtgttaatgaCTCTCCTGCTCTCAAAAAGGCTGACATTG GTGTTGCTATGGGTATTGCTGGATCGGACGTGTCCAAACAGGCTGCTGATATGATCTTGTTAGATGACAACTTTGCTTCCATTGTCACGGGTGTTGAGGAGGGCAGACTCATTTTTGACAATATCAAGAAGTCGATCGCTTATACCTTGACCTCCAATAACCCCGAGATCACTCCGTTTGTGTTCTTCATGATAGCCTCTGTGCCTCTACCTTTGGGTACCGTAACCATCCTCTTCATTGATCTGGGCACTGATATT GTGCCAGCCATTTCCCTTGCATATGAAGCAGCTGAATCTGATATTATGAAGCGTCCACCCCGCAATCCCTTCACTGACAAACTTTGTAACGAGAG GCTCATCTCCATGGCTTATGGTCAGATTGGTATGATCCAGTCAATGGCGGGGTTCTACACCTATTTTTTCATTATGGCACAAAATGGATTCATTCCTCAAAAACTCTTTGGTATCCGTCAACGATGGGATTCGTTTGCCATCAATGATTTGGAGGATTCCTACGGCCAGGAATGG ACCTACCACGACCGCAAAATTCTAGAGTATACATGTCACACAGCCTTCTTCATTTCCGTTGTTATTGCGCAATGGGCAGATCTGATAATCTGCAAGACCCGACGTAACTCCATTTTTCATCAGGGAATGAA GAATATGCATCTGAACTTTGCTTTAGTCTTCGAGACTCTTCTGGCTGCCTTCCTCTCCTACACCCCAGGGATGGATAAGGGTCTTCATATGTACCCCCTCAA GTTCAACTGGTGGCTGCCAGCCATTCCCTACTCAATACTCATCTTTACATATGATGAGTGCCGTAAATACTTCTTACGCAACAACCCTGGATCCTGGATTGAATCGGAAACGTATTAG